The Caldisericum exile AZM16c01 region TTTTTGCTTTTGTTTTTATTTCTTCCCTGACATCGGCATAATCTTTATGCATATCGCAAACAATCTTTTTTACATTCTCCGGGGAAAGGAGTTTCGATTTCACAAGCTCTAAAATGTAGTTTTCAATTTGAGGTGTTTTGATTGCGATATTGTGACAGGCGTTCTTGGAAAGCTTATCCTTCTTTCCGCAAACGTAGTAGCTAGTCTCGTATCTGTGGCTGCATGCACTTTGCTCTTTCTTGCGTAAATGTAATTAGAGCCACACAGCCCGCACTTGATTAGCCCTGACAACACATGAACCCTTCCAAGGCTTTTAGGGTTCATTTTCTTCCTTTCCTCAAAAGCTTTTGGACGGTTACAAAGTCCTTTTTGTCGATTATTTTAGGGATTCTGTTATCGATTTTGACCCAATCCTTTTTATCGTTGTATTTCTTTTCTCTTGTTTTCTTGTCGTACTTGTTCCAGATAAGTATCCCTGTGTAAACCTCATTTGTCAGAATTCCCCTAACTGTCGAGGGCGAGTAAACATTCCCTTTGTTGGTTTTTAATCCTTCGCTGTTTAGGATTTCTTTTTAAAAGAATTTTTTGTATAATTGGAATCTGAAAGGTATGCGATGGAAAAGGACGCTGCGGTAATTAAAAATAACTCAATTTCTAAGAAAATTCTAAAGTGTTTTCCATCATTGAAGTAAAGGAATTTCAACATGTTCTTCTACGGACAATCGATTTCTCTTATGGGTACCTCGATGCAGACGTCTGCTCAAAGCTGGCTTGTACTTGAATTGACAAACTCTTCCTTTCATTTAGGACTTCTTAGCGCGGTGCAATTTCTCCCTATGACGTTACTATCATTTATTGCGGGTGTTTTAGCTGATAGATTCTCAAAACAAAAACTGCTTTTGATAACACAATCTTTTTTAACGCTTCTCGCCGTTGCCCTTGCAGTGCTAACCCAAATGCATGCAATAAAATTCTGGCATGTGCTTATCATAGGATACATGACAGGAATAGCAAATGCAGTAGATATGTGAGCAAGACAGGCATTTTATTCAGAAACAGTAGAAAAAGATGCTTTAATGAACGCAATTTCACTCAATTCAGGTATATTTAACCTTGCCCGCATAGTAGGCCCTGCTGCAGCAGGAATTTCCATCGCAAAACTTGGCTATGCTTTTTGTTTCTATGCAAATGCTGCAAGCTTTATTCCTGTAATAGTAGGCCTTTCTTTGATACGTTTGCCATCCAGGGAGAGAAATACAAAAAGCATTATAAAGAATCTATTTTCAGAGATTCGGGAAGGCATAGTTTATGCTTTCAAGAGAAATATCATCCTAATTTCCTTATTTTTGCTCCTCATTGTTAACATACTTGCACTTAATTTCAATGTGCTTATACCTGTTTTTGTCAAAGATGTTCTTAAACGGAGTGCAGAGACATATAGAAACATGCTTTCTGTTATGGGAATAGGCGCAATCCTCGGCTCTACAATACTTGCAGCGACAAGTCACAAAGGCGTTAAGGACTACTACATATTTGGAGGAGCAACACTTCTTGGTGTTTCTCTTATACTGTTTTCTGTTCAAAAATCCTTAATAATATCTTTTATTTTTATAATGCTTTCTGGATTTATAATGATTATTTTCCTGAACTTCATAAACACAACAATTCAAATTAACTTAGAACCTTATATACGTGGAAGAGTTATGAGCCTTTACGCTTTTGTGTTTGGTGGTCTAACGCCAATTGGTTCTCTTTACGCAGGCACCGTTTCCGAAAAATTTGGTGCAAGTTTTGCATTTCCTCTATCAGGATTACTTGTGCTTGTTGTGGCACTTGTCATTTACTTCTCATGGTAAAAAAAGATTTTTGGAAGCATGTTCAAAAGGGAAGAACCTGGAATTTCAGAAATTTCCTCAGCTCCTATTAACGCTGTGAAAAAATGAAAATTAAAAAGTGTTTGAAACTATTTTTCATTTTCTTTCAGATAGGCTTATTTACAATAGGTGGCGGATATGCAATGATACCTCTTATGAGAGAACATCTTGTAAGAAGAGAAAAGTACATAAATGAAGAGGAATTCCTGGACATTTTTGCCATATCTCAAATTACACCTGGACCAATTGCAATTAACATGGCAACTTTTATTGGTTCAAAGCAAGCGGGAGCAAAAGGCTCAGCATTCGCAACATTTGGGGTAGTGTTGCCGTCGTTCATTATAATACTTCTTATCTCATTTTTCTTTGCAAACCTCACAAAAATCCCGCTAGTGCAAAGGCTTTTTATAGGCATATTAACAGGAGTTGTTGGAGAGATTGCATATATCACTGTCGATCTCTTTAAAAAACAGAAATACACTGCTCTTTTTTGGATCATATTGGCTTCATCTCTAATTAAGCTTTTTGTAATCAAAATAAGCCCTATCTATGTAATTCTTCTTGGTGGCTTTATTGGAATCATCTTTGGGAAAGACAACAGTGCCAATGCTTCTTAGAATTTTCGGTGAATTTTTAAAAATCGGAATTGTCACATTTGGTGGTGGACAGGCAATGCTTCCTATTCTTCAGCACGAACTTGTTTACAACTACGGATGGATAAATATCGATAAGTTTCTCTACTTTGTTTCAGTTTCGGAAGCCACCCCTGGGCCTGTTGCCTTAAATATGGCGACTTTCATCGGTTTTGAACTTAAGGGAGTAATCGGCTCTGTTTTTGCAACTCTTGGGTTGTCATGCCTTCCTTCATAGTAATCCTCCTTGTTGTAAAGGTCTCGGAGAAGTTCAAAAAGAATAGAATCTATAAGAGATTTATGAAAGGTGTCCGACCTGTAATCATAGCACTGCTGGTTAATGCAATATACCTTATTGCACAGAGGGGGTTTTCAGGATATGCTTCCTATATTATGTCAGTTTCAGTTTTTCTTGATTTTTAAATACTGGAGAAAGAATCCTGCTCTTTTGCTTCTCATCACAGGAATAATCGGAGTGTTTGTTATTAGATAATCTATTTTTCAAAATCACTCACAAAAACATACCAATCTTCAAAAGGATAATATCTTCTATAAATAGGGTAAATTGTAAAGGTGTAGATTTTGTTTGCTGTAATTTCATTGCCTCTGCCCCCTAGTATTTTAACTGCATGGTAAAATGGGCCTGATTTGCTCTGGTTCTCAAGATAAATTATCGAATCAGTAACATATTTCTCTCCCAAATAACCTTTAATTTTAATTGGTTCCGGGAGAACATAATCTTGAGTTTTCATCGACTGGATACGCTTGCAAGTCAATTTTCAATTTAGAAAGGGCTTCTTCTACCTTGTCTCTGTTGTCAAGTTCAGGAAGTTCAAGGTAGCCTTCAAGTCTTTCGATATCGAGCCTAATTCCAACAATTGCAGCACCTATACAACCCTGTTTAATCGCATTCATTGATGGTTTACACGCACCTAAAATTACAACAATCGTAACTAAAAGAATTGTTGGAATTATGTTACGCCTCATTCCACCACCTCTGTATTTTAGACAATAATCAAGAACGAAAGGTTCCAAGAAGAGTTAATAATATGTATAAAAGAGGCTCTATAAAATCCATTTTGTTATTCTATTTTGACGGAGTTTATTTTTTGTCGCTTAATGCAAAGCCACTAGAATATTTAACATATCACAAAAGAAAATAGAATCCGCACTTAAAATATGTGTTATTTCAGGCGGGGTACCATACCCCGCCTTCCATAAAATCTAATAGTGCCGACACTTGAAATCCTATTCATCCTTTCTGTCGCAAATAAATATATACTTTAGTAATCTTCCTAAATCCATAAGTCATCACTTTGTTAATTCTTCGTATATCCTTTCAAAGTGCTTATTGCCATCTTGGATGCTAACATCGCTTATCCAGTCAAGTATAGATCTAGCACAGTCGTCATTGCATTCACCAGATCCGCAAAAGTGTCCCTCCCCGTTTTTAACACAATTATGTCCATCCACAAACTCTCCTGGAAAGCCATACTTAGTTAGATCATTTATTAGTAGATGAGCAGGCTCTCCGACATTATAAGTCTTCAGTCTATAAACTTTGTCCTTACTTCCACAATCTTCGCCAATGTTAATTGAAAATAAATGTCTAAGAGTTCCAAGCACATTTGTGCTGCAGTTCTTACCACAAGTCTCGCATGAATTATCATTTGCCACTAAAAGTTCGTACAGTTTTTTCGCAATACTCTCTGCCATGCTTCTTCTATCGCCCTCTTGAGTAGCGCGCCCATCATCATCGAACAACGTTGCTGAAAACCCCACAAAATAGAAAGGAGTCACATTCCCCTCGTAAATAACAAACTGTGGCATGCTGCACCACTCTCCTGAGTCAATATTTTGGGTCCTTGGTACACCTGCAGCCCATGTTACAGCGCCTTCTGGGTAAAGCGAAAATCCGTCTATGAGCAAATATGGCTCGTCTTGATTACCGTTCATATCATACCCTTCTGGGTCATAACCGTTAGTTTCGTCATCACAGTATAAGGACTCAAACATGATTTTCACATGAGCCAAGTCTGGCCTAACGTTGGAAACTGTAATGGAATATCCTAGAGTATACTTGTAGTCGCCTTTCTTCTCAAAAGTTACATTCTTTACTCTTGATATTACTCTTTCTTCTGGAGGTATTGGGTCATAAGTTCCCCAGAATAAGTTCCAAATGTCTGTGAAACTAACAACGACAACTTGTGTACCTAAGTTGTCATCTTTTGTATATGTAAAAAAATCCCATATCTTATCAAAAAACCACATTATTGATTCCCAAATTGTTCTTACAATAGTCCCTATTATTTGCCCAAGATCGTTCAAGGCCTTATCTTTATCAAATGACATTTCGGAACTAGGCATAACTATAATAGTACTTTCACATGCTTCACAAGAGGGGTAAATGGTGTGCTTATCCTGGGAAGCATATAACTTAAGTCTGTTGTTTTTAAATTCAAGAGCCGAGCAAAGGGTTTCTTGTGCAATTTTATTTTCAAGAAAGTCACAAATACCGCTTTCATTACACGATGTGCCAACCGTGTACCAAACATCTTTTCTTTTGTTACATCCGCCATGTCCTTCTACATAAAGAAATTCAAAGTGAATTGTATATTCATCGACAAGCCTCCATACCATTACAAATGGTTCAGTATCACCTGAATGGGCCTCAAATCCAAATCTTCCATAGTCTTGTGGCCAGCATACAACAAAATAAAACAGAATGTATCCCTGATGAGAATTTCCTTTGTATACATTGTAAGGAGTTACTCGAACAAAATTGACAACATTTTTTTCAATGTCTTTTTGAGTCTCATCCTCATCAAACTCAATATATGGATTTACCTCTTCCATAGCCTGGTTTTCCCAACAATCTGAAAGCCCGTCACTGTCTTTGTCAGGCTTACCAAAAATTGTTATACTGCTTTTGAGAGTCCTGCCTCCTTCACCAAATGTGAACCCTATTTTGCCACATTCTATATTTATTGTCATTTCTTCGGATACGCCTTTTACTCCGTAAATGTTATAAGCTTCTGCTTTGAACTTAATTGTTCCAGGTTCATATGGACCGCCAGTATATGAACACTCCCAATATGGTAGTTTTATACCCTTTTTCTCTTCAGGCGACAAACATTCGTATACCTTGTTTCCGTTTATAAAGAAAACAATTCTGCTAACTTTATTAGATCCATGTGCATCTGCAATAAAGGTTATTTTGTGAGAGCTTGTGGGTGGTCCAGCAACTCCTTGTGGAAGCTGATATCTAACATATACAGTTGGCGCCGGAATAGTTTTCTTGCATGTGCAGTTTATTTCCTTTGTATTATTGTTTTCGTCTTGTTCCTTTAGTTTATTGTTTACATCAAGAACAATTTTTATTTTGTTTGAGGGCGAACTGTTTTCGAACTGACATTCAACAATATAAGCCCAACCTTTGCCTTTTGGTTTTTCTTGAACATCAAAGAAAGGCTGACCTAAATCAAAAGTCGCCTTTAATTCTCCATTAAAATAGACATTGTTAATTATTCCATCAATACTCTTTATTTTGCCTGGTCCGATATTATTCACGTAAACAACAATAGAACTATCTTTGCAATCGATTGTATCAACTACAAGATCGGGCAGGTTTTCAACGTAAAGTGATTTTTCAAGACAATTATTATCTTCGTTAATTTCCAAAAAAACATTTTTAGAATCTGCACAAACCTTAACAATATGTTGTCCATTAGTCATTTCATGACTATAGCATCGTTCAATTTTACTGGCAGCTCCGATAGTTGAAAAACAATCTTCTCCAATTATTTTGTCGTCAACGCTTATCGAACAACAGATATTCCCCGATTCAAGGGAATTACTGCTTAAGTTTATTAATGTATAGCAAATAGAAGAACCTTTTATGAAAATGCTATCAATTGCGAAATCTATTTTACCTTTATAAGGTTCAACCTTTGCTTCCATTGTATTATTTGTTTCATCGAATTCGTCGATGTTGTTTTCGGAGTCTACAATCACCTTCACTGAAATTGTTTTTGTTATGTGAGTAGCAAGTTCATAAGTGCTTGTACCACCTGCATTGTAAATACCTCCTCCAGTAGAAAAAGTAGGAACAACCGAAAGTTTGAACCAAGCTGCTTTTGTTCCATCTATATAAACGTTAACAAGACCATCTGAACCTGCTGGCATAGGAGCAGAGCCTATGTTTGAAAGTGTGATAGTCAATCTGCTATCTGCCGAACAGTAGATTTTTGAAACCGTTAGATCAGGCTTAGGGATACACGGTTCAACCTTTGCTTCCATTGTATTATTTGTTTCATTTGATTCAGCAATTGTATTTCCGGAATCAACAACTACTTTAACAACACAGGGCTTTGTAATCTTTGTAGAGATAAGGAAGGTGCTTGTTCCGCCTGCGTAATAAATGCTACCACCTGTGGATGAAGTAGGAACGGTTGATATCTTTAACCAGGTAGACTTTGTTCCATCAACATAGACATCTATTATCCCATCTGAGCCTGCAGGTATATGGGCAGTGCCTATGTTTGCAATAGTAAATGTAACTTGGTTATCGCCTGCACAATAAATCTTTGTGACTGTTAAGTCTGGAAGCTCCTGTTTCCAGGTTACTTCTTTGCAGTTATTTGACTCATCCTTCTCTGTCACATTTTGCTGATAATCAGCACAAACCCTAATGATGTCCTCTGTACCTGACATAGAGTATTGAAAATTGAAGCAACGATCAATACTCTGCCCTGGTTGCAAAATTGCATTCAGTTGATCTTGTGCTTTCAATGTTCCATCAATAAAAAGCGCAGTGTAATAAGTTACAAGTTGATTTGGACTTCCAACTGATGTATCACCTATATTCTTAATCGTATAGCAGATTGTAGAACCACTTCTTCTAATATCTGTTATTGTAAGATCTGATAAAGAAACAGTAGTTTGTTCTATGTTAGCAGTTGCCCATACAGCCCAGTCCTGACCAGAACCTTTTAGAGCATTGACATAGAGAATAAAGTTACCTGTTTTGTGAGATAGGGAAGACAAGTCGAAACTAACAGAATCAAGATGCCCATCGTAGAATGCTCGTTGCTCAATTAATGTTTGGCGAGTTTGCCCCTGCTGAAAGTAGACCCGGAAAATTACTCCGTCAGAATTAGTTGCGCCTTTGATAAATCCAACATTGATATTAAGTTTTGAGTTATTGGGAATTGTAATCTGGGGATAGATGCCTTGTATCCAACCAGTGTCCACCCATTGCGGGTGGGTTTCAAGAACTTTAGAGTATACCTTGTTATCTTCAAGAGTTATTTGTGTTCGGAAAAGAGCAAAACCACGAGAGTCTGAATCAGAACCTGGAAAAGGAAGAGTTCCTGCACCACTACTCCAACTTGCACTGGAAGCATTTGAAACGAAGTCATAAAAGATAGAAGTTGAAACCGATTTGATAGTTGTTGGTTTAGGAACAGGAAAATTAGGTAATAGGAAAAGGAACAAAAGTACTACTGATACTACCCGTTTCATGAAATTCACCTCCTTTCTTATTATCTTTTCGGAGGATTACTGAAAGTCATGTTTGAAAACAAATATATTATAGGCAAAATCTAAAAATTGTCAAGTAATTTATGTAAAGTTGTTTGAAGAGTGGAGGGTAATAATAACCGAAAATAATTACTACTTGAAATATAAGAAAACATTGGCACTAGAGCAATTAATTTATGAAGTAACTATTTTGAGAGGCGGTGCCTACCCCCTTTTTTAGAAGATAGTTACTATTTTACGTACATAATTTTTGCTAAATTTGTCAAGTTGTTTGGTGCGAATTTTCAAATTCTCTTTAAAACCATTAAGTATCAACCGAATGAAATGGCGGAATTTCTCTCCTGGGCTTCGCAACATGAAAAAGAGTCTTGATATAGTCAATTTCCTCTTTTTTTATTCCTTCTTTAATCAATCTATCTTCTTCAATTTGGTTTTTAAGGGCATAGAGAATAGTATCATTTTTTATAAGACATTTGAAGCGCAAATTCATCAGTCATTCCTGGCATAATGTCAGGGGGCAAGAGATTTGCTTATTATTTCATATGGGACAACAACAAATCTTCAATTTCTCTCACTTGAGTTTTATAAAGTCCAGCAATCGTGTCAATATCAGAACCTGAATCTCCATATTTTCCAAAGTAGCCCGTTAGTTTTTCAGTCTTATTACAGTAGCCAAGGACAAAATAATTTTTCAACTCAGCATAGTAATACCACATTATAATTCTTAGCTTGTGCTTTATCCTAAGGAAGTCAATTCCTCTCATAAGTTCAGTGCTTCCTTCTCCTCCCTTTTGCGACTTTAAAAAGGTCGTCTATTCATCCTGGAAATGTTTATACTTATTAGGCACGTATTTTTCCTGAAACGAGCGTGGGAAAAATAGAAGGTGGCGGTTCGAATTTGTAAATGCCGATCCTTCTAAAGATCGGAGTATAGTTTAATTTTGTAATCATAGTATTCTACTTCTATACTTTCAATTAATTCTTTCTCATTTAAGGGATCTTTGAATATATTCTTAGGGACGAAAATTTTTCTTCTGTGTTCAAAAGGTGCTAAATTTGTTAAAATAGTTAATTTATTAGATGAAATTTTTGTTATTCTAAATAGTTTTTCAATTTGCGAGTCTATTATAGCAATTTTTTCAGGATCTAAAACATCATTCGTAAAATTTACTGTTATCTTAAGGTTATCAAATAAGTAGGGACATGAATTTCCAATTTGTGCGATACAGTATGCATCTCTGTTAAAAGGCTTTTCTTCCGTAATGGTGCCGTTTTTGAAACCATAGTTTTCTAATCGAATGGAATCCTTCAAGTATTCTTCTATTTTTCCGTGTGCAAAACCCTCTTCTTTTTTATATTCTAAGAGCGAGAGGAATTGGGAGACAAAAAATAAAAGTGCAAGAAAATCTAATAAAAGAAAATTTAGAGAACTATATATTAAAGAATATACACAAGCACGCAAGATAAGTAATACTATTCCAACATAAAAAAATTCTATTTTTTTAGATAAATTCATATGGAGTAAATTCCTAATATAATGAGCGAGAACGAAAATTATAATATAACTCACACCTGTTTGACGATCTATCTCGAAAATCTTGAAAAAATATAAATTAAAACCTTTTAAAAAATTGAAATTAAAGGTTGTTTTTAGTTTTAATGTCATAAATTTGAAAGTACCAATCACAGAAACTAGAAAGGCAACCAGTAAAATAAATGACAATGAGCTCAATCCCCACAAAATTTAAAAATCTTTAATTGGAACATT contains the following coding sequences:
- a CDS encoding chromate transporter, with translation MKIKKCLKLFFIFFQIGLFTIGGGYAMIPLMREHLVRREKYINEEEFLDIFAISQITPGPIAINMATFIGSKQAGAKGSAFATFGVVLPSFIIILLISFFFANLTKIPLVQRLFIGILTGVVGEIAYITVDLFKKQKYTALFWIILASSLIKLFVIKISPIYVILLGGFIGIIFGKDNSANAS
- a CDS encoding adenine nucleotide alpha hydrolase family protein, translating into MRGIDFLRIKHKLRIIMWYYYAELKNYFVLGYCNKTEKLTGYFGKYGDSGSDIDTIAGLYKTQVREIEDLLLSHMK
- a CDS encoding CARDB domain-containing protein — translated: MKRVVSVVLLFLFLLPNFPVPKPTTIKSVSTSIFYDFVSNASSASWSSGAGTLPFPGSDSDSRGFALFRTQITLEDNKVYSKVLETHPQWVDTGWIQGIYPQITIPNNSKLNINVGFIKGATNSDGVIFRVYFQQGQTRQTLIEQRAFYDGHLDSVSFDLSSLSHKTGNFILYVNALKGSGQDWAVWATANIEQTTVSLSDLTITDIRRSGSTICYTIKNIGDTSVGSPNQLVTYYTALFIDGTLKAQDQLNAILQPGQSIDRCFNFQYSMSGTEDIIRVCADYQQNVTEKDESNNCKEVTWKQELPDLTVTKIYCAGDNQVTFTIANIGTAHIPAGSDGIIDVYVDGTKSTWLKISTVPTSSTGGSIYYAGGTSTFLISTKITKPCVVKVVVDSGNTIAESNETNNTMEAKVEPCIPKPDLTVSKIYCSADSRLTITLSNIGSAPMPAGSDGLVNVYIDGTKAAWFKLSVVPTFSTGGGIYNAGGTSTYELATHITKTISVKVIVDSENNIDEFDETNNTMEAKVEPYKGKIDFAIDSIFIKGSSICYTLINLSSNSLESGNICCSISVDDKIIGEDCFSTIGAASKIERCYSHEMTNGQHIVKVCADSKNVFLEINEDNNCLEKSLYVENLPDLVVDTIDCKDSSIVVYVNNIGPGKIKSIDGIINNVYFNGELKATFDLGQPFFDVQEKPKGKGWAYIVECQFENSSPSNKIKIVLDVNNKLKEQDENNNTKEINCTCKKTIPAPTVYVRYQLPQGVAGPPTSSHKITFIADAHGSNKVSRIVFFINGNKVYECLSPEEKKGIKLPYWECSYTGGPYEPGTIKFKAEAYNIYGVKGVSEEMTINIECGKIGFTFGEGGRTLKSSITIFGKPDKDSDGLSDCWENQAMEEVNPYIEFDEDETQKDIEKNVVNFVRVTPYNVYKGNSHQGYILFYFVVCWPQDYGRFGFEAHSGDTEPFVMVWRLVDEYTIHFEFLYVEGHGGCNKRKDVWYTVGTSCNESGICDFLENKIAQETLCSALEFKNNRLKLYASQDKHTIYPSCEACESTIIVMPSSEMSFDKDKALNDLGQIIGTIVRTIWESIMWFFDKIWDFFTYTKDDNLGTQVVVVSFTDIWNLFWGTYDPIPPEERVISRVKNVTFEKKGDYKYTLGYSITVSNVRPDLAHVKIMFESLYCDDETNGYDPEGYDMNGNQDEPYLLIDGFSLYPEGAVTWAAGVPRTQNIDSGEWCSMPQFVIYEGNVTPFYFVGFSATLFDDDGRATQEGDRRSMAESIAKKLYELLVANDNSCETCGKNCSTNVLGTLRHLFSINIGEDCGSKDKVYRLKTYNVGEPAHLLINDLTKYGFPGEFVDGHNCVKNGEGHFCGSGECNDDCARSILDWISDVSIQDGNKHFERIYEELTK
- a CDS encoding recombinase family protein; this translates as MLNSEGLKTNKGNVYSPSTVRGILTNEVYTGILIWNKYDKKTREKKYNDKKDWVKIDNRIPKIIDKKDFVTVQKLLRKGRK